From Mobula hypostoma unplaced genomic scaffold, sMobHyp1.1 scaffold_151, whole genome shotgun sequence, the proteins below share one genomic window:
- the LOC134341996 gene encoding zinc finger protein 850-like, with protein MAHQQVHTRERPFTCSVCGKGFTLSSHLLTHQRVHTGKKPFTCSECEKRFTRSSDLQRHHRVHTGEKPFACSVCGKRFTESSNLLVHQRVHTGEKPFTCSVCGKGFTQSSNLQSHQRVHTGEKPFTCSVCGKGFTLSSTLQSHQRVHTGEKLYTCSDCGKGFTRSSHLQSHQQLHTGEKQFTCSDCGKGFTQSSQLLEHQSVHTGEWPFTCSVCEKRFTHSSTLQRHQRVHTGEKPFTCSECGKRFTESSHLQSHQRVHTGEKPFTCSVCEKRFTWSSDLQIHQRVHTGEKPFTCSECGNRFARSSTLQRHQRVHTGEKPFTCSVCGKGFTQASNLQSHQRVHTGEKPFTCSECGKGFTQSSKLLVHQQVHTGQRPFTCSDCGKGFTCSSQLKVHQRVHSGERPFTCSDCGKRFACSSELKVHQRVHTGERPFTCSDCGKGFTQSSHLKVHQRVHTGERPFTCSDCGKGFTQSSNLLVHMSVHAGERPFTCLDCGKGFIRSSELKLHQRVHTGERPFICSDCGRRFTWSSELKVHQRAHTGERPFTCSDCGKQFTCSSELKVHQQVHTGERPFTCSDCGKGFTRSSQLLVHRSVHTGEWPFTCFDCGKGFTQSSHLKVHQRVHTGERPFTCSDCGKGFTQSSNLLVHMTVHTGERPFTCSDCGKGFSRSSELKLHQRVHTGERPFTCSDCGRRFTRSSELKVHQRVHIGQRPFTCSDCGKGFTQSYYLKVHQRVHTGERLITCSDFLKGFSQPHQPNVHH; from the exons ATggcacaccagcaagttcacaccagggagcggccgttcacctgttcagtctgtgggaaaggattcactttgtcatctcacctactgacacaccagcgagttcacactgggaagaagccattcacctgctcagaatgtgagaagagattcactcggtcatccgacctacagagacaccatcgagttcacactggggagaagccgttcgcttgctcagtctgtgggaagagattcactgagtcatccaacctactggtacatcagcgagttcacactggggagaagccattcacctgctcagtctgtgggaagggattcactcagtcatccaacctacagagtcatcaacgagttcacactggggagaagccgttcacctgctcagtctgtgggaagggattcacactgTCATCCACCctgcagagtcatcagcgagttcacactggggagaagctgtacacctgctcagactgtgggaagggattcactcggtcatcccacctacagagtcatcagcaacttcacactggggagaagcagttcacctgctcagattgtgggaaaggattcactcagtcatcccaactactggaacaccagtcagttcacactggggagtggccattcacctgctcagtctgtgagaagagattcactcactcttccaccctacagagacaccagcgagttcacactggggagaagccattcacctgctcggaatgtgggaagagattcactgagtcatctcacctacagagtcatcagcgagttcacactggggagaagccattcacctgctcagtctgtgagaagagattcacttggtcatccgaCCTACAgattcatcagcgagttcacactggggagaagccattcacctgctcagaatgtgggaacaGATTCGCTCgatcatccaccctacagagacaccagcgagttcacactggggagaagccattcacctgctcagtctgtgggaaaggattcactcaggcatccaacctacagagtcatcagcgagttcacactggggagaagccattcacctgctcagaatgtggaaagggattcactcagtcatccaaactactg gtccaccagcaagttcacactgggcaa cggccgttcacctgctcagactgtgggaagggattcacttgctcatctcagctgaaggtgcatcagcgagttcacagtggagagaggcctttcacctgctcagattgtggaaAACGATTCGCTTgctcatctgaactgaaggtgcatcagcgagttcacactggagagaggccattcacctgctcagactgtgggaagggattcactcagtcatctcatctgaaggtacatcagagagttcacactggggagaggccgttcacctgctcagactgcgggaagggattcactcagtcatccaacctactgGTACACATGTCAGTTCAcgctggggagaggccattcacctgtttagactgtgggaaaggattcattcggtcatctgaactgaagttacatcagcgagttcacactggggagaggccgttcatctgctcagactgtgggaggagattcacttggtcatctgaactgaaggtgcatcagcgagctcacactggagagaggccgttcacctgctcagattgtggaaagcaattcacttgctcatctgaactgaaggtgcatcagcaagttcacactggggagaggccgttcacctgctcagactgtggaaagggattcactcggtcatcccagCTGCTGGTACAcaggtcagttcacactggggagtggccgtTCACTTGCTTcgactgtggaaagggattcactcagtcatctcatctgaaggtacatcagagagttcacactggggagaggccgttcacctgctcagactgcgggaagggattcactcagtcatccaacctactgGTACACATgacagttcacactggggagaggcctttcacctgctcagactgtgggaaaggattctcacggtcatctgaactgaagttacatcagcgagttcacactggtgagaggccattcacctgttcagactgtgggaggagattcactcggtcatctgaactgaaggtacatcagcgagttcacattggacagaggccgttcacctgctcagactgtgggaaaggattcactcagtcatattatctgaaagtacatcagcgagttcacactggggagaggctgaTCACCTGCTCAGACTTTCTGAAGGGATTCTCTCAGCCACATCAACCAAATgtgcatcattga